Proteins from one Faecalibacterium sp. I3-3-33 genomic window:
- the csm3 gene encoding type III-A CRISPR-associated RAMP protein Csm3, giving the protein MYGKILIRCELIVRTGMHIGGSSAFSAIGAVDSPVVRDCYTGLPIVPGSSLKGKLRTLLARSVYQDIDAMAKAGNCNKDPEQILRLFGASEPVRRSRLQFADAFLTNEKALSNVGVTEVKTENAISRATSVANPRQIERVIAGAAFGVSIVYDVTDPAQVEEDLALLAKGMKLLQMDYLGGHGSRGSGRVSLKNFALESYGAPVELDSLKALFDEVDSYELFSV; this is encoded by the coding sequence ATGTATGGTAAAATTCTGATCCGGTGCGAGCTGATCGTGCGCACCGGTATGCACATCGGCGGTTCCTCTGCGTTTTCTGCCATCGGTGCTGTGGACAGCCCGGTGGTGCGCGACTGCTATACCGGTCTGCCCATCGTGCCCGGCAGCAGCCTGAAGGGCAAGCTGCGCACCCTGCTGGCCCGCAGCGTATATCAGGATATAGATGCAATGGCAAAAGCCGGTAATTGCAACAAGGACCCCGAGCAGATCCTGCGCCTGTTCGGTGCCTCGGAGCCGGTGCGCCGTTCCCGCCTGCAATTTGCAGACGCCTTCCTGACCAACGAAAAAGCGCTTTCCAACGTAGGCGTGACCGAGGTCAAGACCGAAAACGCGATCTCCCGTGCAACCTCTGTGGCCAATCCCCGCCAGATCGAGCGCGTGATCGCCGGTGCAGCCTTTGGCGTCAGCATCGTTTACGATGTCACCGACCCGGCACAGGTGGAGGAAGATCTTGCCCTGCTGGCCAAGGGCATGAAGCTGCTGCAGATGGATTATCTGGGCGGTCACGGCTCCCGCGGCAGCGGCCGCGTCAGCCTGAAAAACTTTGCGCTGGAAAGCTACGGCGCACCGGTGGAGCTTGACAGCCTGAAAGCCCTCTTTGATGAGGTGGACAGCTATGAACTATTTTCTGTTTAA
- the csm2 gene encoding type III-A CRISPR-associated protein Csm2: protein MAEWNNNGRGYGGGYNNSRGGYNNSYNGNRSSSGSYNNRGGYGQQKELPPEITPKKVPEDYVDEAERIMRKLMSGGKTVTTSKIRNLLSLVTDIYNKESIRTEDKLQSDSVVKLNLMRVRVAYECGRDDTVKSFVAQTNLLEYLKGISTDRADLIRFAHYMEALVAFHRYFGGKEG, encoded by the coding sequence ATGGCAGAATGGAATAACAATGGCCGGGGCTATGGCGGCGGCTATAACAACAGCCGGGGCGGATATAACAACAGCTACAACGGGAACCGCAGCTCTTCCGGCAGCTATAACAACCGCGGCGGCTACGGTCAGCAGAAGGAGCTCCCGCCGGAGATCACGCCAAAAAAGGTGCCGGAAGATTATGTGGACGAAGCCGAGCGCATCATGCGCAAACTGATGAGCGGCGGCAAGACCGTGACCACCAGCAAGATCCGCAACCTGCTGAGCCTTGTGACCGATATCTATAACAAAGAAAGCATCCGCACTGAGGACAAGCTGCAATCAGACAGCGTGGTCAAGCTCAACCTGATGCGGGTGCGTGTGGCTTATGAGTGCGGGCGCGATGATACCGTAAAAAGCTTTGTGGCGCAGACGAACCTGCTGGAATACCTTAAGGGCATTTCCACCGACCGTGCGGATCTGATCCGTTTTGCACACTACATGGAAGCGCTGGTCGCTTTCCACCGCTACTTTGGCGGCAAGGAGGGGTAA
- the cas10 gene encoding type III-A CRISPR-associated protein Cas10/Csm1, translating to MNVLTLQSTYGGLLHDTGKAVYRAGGQRGSHGEQGCQFLRGVLSGADWAPVLDCVRYHHAAALRGAANSLPADSPAYLVYLANLLSGAADRRETEGESDTYRRELPLDAVFTHLNGSHPGWMMPAQPQDGSLKLPQKSQPLSAAVYAEAVRTLEAQLPQLQPQPQQLGKLLGLLETQLGCFPSSIYPGDGADISLFDHAKTTAAIAACLSEYVQANHITDLRKALFEQQEDFCRKGVFLLYTADFSRIQKFLYTVHTENALRSLRSRSFFLELLMEHYLDELLAGCGVSRANLIYSGGGHCYVLLPNTAAVADTLTQWNRQFNRWLQQQFGTQLFLANAWTPCSGNDLTNTPAQNNPYKELFRRVNRLLEQHKFHRYTAEDLRLLNDTAAYPDGRECKVCGTSAALSGELCPWCRLFAEFSYKIQHKSVLVVSRQPSAADDCPLPTLDGSGAHLTTTDRAAAQKRLASGEPILRVYTKNTPYSDLSSTTNLYVGDYAASNSMEELAQQSAGVRRIAVCRMDVDNLGHAFISGFEQENEKDPVRRMRYVNLSRTSAFSRQMSLFFKGYINGILEGLQVSIVYAGGDDVFLVGAWSDVLEAAQRIQRNLTAFSCGALTLSAGIGIFDDHYPIRLSAEETAALEEAAKHLPGKNAVALFMPERKAVRDAKGNLLVQPEQGHTYAWDTFRTAVLEEKVGRLQRFFQAYDSSCADKGETPRGNSMLYNLLALLREAENDRINLARYAYLLARLSPKKSAPDYPLYEQFSHSMMDWALDAVQRHQLITAIYIYVYQNRKGGDTDGRME from the coding sequence TTGAACGTTCTCACCCTGCAGTCCACCTACGGCGGGCTGCTGCACGACACCGGCAAAGCGGTGTACCGTGCCGGTGGGCAGCGCGGCAGCCACGGGGAGCAGGGCTGCCAGTTTTTGCGCGGTGTTTTGTCCGGCGCAGACTGGGCCCCGGTTCTGGACTGTGTGCGTTACCACCATGCCGCCGCGCTGCGCGGTGCTGCAAATTCGCTGCCGGCCGATTCCCCGGCGTATCTGGTCTATCTGGCCAACCTACTTTCCGGCGCGGCTGACCGCCGGGAGACCGAAGGCGAAAGCGATACCTACCGGCGGGAGCTTCCGCTGGATGCGGTGTTCACCCACCTGAACGGTTCCCACCCCGGCTGGATGATGCCCGCGCAGCCGCAGGACGGCAGCCTGAAGCTGCCGCAGAAGTCCCAGCCGCTTTCCGCTGCCGTCTACGCCGAAGCCGTGCGCACGCTGGAAGCGCAGCTGCCGCAGCTGCAGCCCCAGCCCCAGCAGCTCGGCAAGCTGCTGGGGCTGCTGGAAACGCAGCTTGGCTGTTTCCCGTCCAGCATCTATCCCGGGGACGGCGCGGATATTTCCCTGTTCGACCACGCCAAGACCACCGCAGCCATTGCGGCGTGCCTTAGCGAATATGTACAGGCAAACCACATCACAGACCTGCGCAAAGCCCTTTTTGAACAGCAGGAAGATTTTTGCCGGAAGGGCGTTTTTCTGCTTTACACCGCCGATTTCTCCCGCATCCAGAAGTTCCTTTATACCGTCCACACCGAAAACGCCCTGCGCTCCCTGCGCAGCCGGTCGTTCTTTCTGGAGCTGCTCATGGAGCACTATCTGGACGAGCTTCTGGCCGGGTGCGGCGTGTCCCGCGCCAACCTGATTTACAGCGGCGGCGGGCACTGTTATGTGCTGCTGCCCAACACCGCCGCCGTGGCCGATACCCTGACCCAGTGGAACCGGCAGTTCAACCGCTGGCTGCAACAGCAGTTCGGAACCCAGCTGTTTCTGGCCAACGCATGGACGCCCTGTTCCGGCAACGACCTGACCAACACCCCCGCCCAGAACAACCCCTATAAGGAGCTGTTCCGCCGGGTGAACCGGCTGCTGGAACAGCACAAATTCCATCGCTACACCGCCGAAGATCTGCGGCTGCTGAACGATACCGCCGCTTACCCGGACGGCCGGGAATGCAAGGTGTGCGGCACCAGCGCCGCCCTTTCGGGCGAGCTTTGCCCGTGGTGCAGGCTGTTTGCGGAGTTTTCCTACAAGATTCAGCACAAGAGCGTTCTGGTGGTAAGCCGTCAGCCCTCGGCAGCCGATGACTGCCCGCTGCCCACGCTGGACGGCAGCGGCGCCCACCTGACCACGACCGACCGGGCTGCGGCGCAAAAGCGCCTTGCTTCCGGCGAACCGATCCTGCGGGTATACACCAAAAACACACCGTACAGCGACCTTTCTTCCACCACCAACCTGTATGTGGGCGATTACGCTGCCAGCAACAGTATGGAGGAACTGGCCCAGCAGTCTGCGGGCGTGCGCCGCATTGCGGTCTGCCGCATGGATGTGGACAACCTCGGCCATGCCTTCATCTCCGGTTTTGAACAGGAGAACGAAAAAGACCCGGTGCGGCGGATGCGCTATGTCAACCTGTCCCGCACCTCGGCGTTCTCCCGGCAGATGTCCCTGTTCTTCAAGGGCTACATCAACGGCATTCTGGAGGGTTTGCAGGTAAGCATCGTCTATGCCGGCGGCGATGACGTGTTCCTTGTGGGCGCATGGAGCGATGTTCTGGAAGCCGCGCAGCGCATCCAGCGCAATCTGACCGCCTTTTCCTGCGGGGCGCTGACCCTCAGCGCAGGCATCGGCATCTTCGATGACCATTACCCCATCCGGCTTTCTGCCGAGGAGACCGCCGCACTGGAGGAAGCCGCCAAGCATCTGCCCGGCAAAAATGCCGTGGCGCTGTTCATGCCGGAGCGCAAAGCCGTCCGGGATGCAAAGGGCAATCTGCTGGTGCAGCCGGAGCAGGGGCATACCTATGCGTGGGACACCTTCCGCACAGCGGTGCTGGAGGAAAAGGTAGGCCGTTTGCAGCGCTTCTTCCAAGCCTATGACAGCAGCTGCGCAGACAAAGGCGAGACCCCGCGCGGAAATTCCATGCTCTACAATCTGCTGGCGCTGCTGCGGGAAGCGGAGAACGACCGCATCAACCTTGCGCGGTATGCCTATCTGCTGGCACGGCTCTCCCCCAAAAAGAGCGCACCGGACTATCCGCTCTACGAGCAATTTTCTCACAGCATGATGGACTGGGCTTTAGACGCCGTGCAGCGTCACCAGCTCATCACCGCGATCTACATTTATGTGTATCAGAACAGAAAGGGTGGCGACACAGATGGCAGAATGGAATAA
- a CDS encoding TM1812 family CRISPR-associated protein — MLKTYITTVPLQGKLDPMLYQRERAEAPTATCFPIVQVIRDTLEPGDTVRLLAIRQENADTARNYQRLLEELAQLGITEEQVEPVPLPEDQRPETLIGLCRDLVDALPQVTRVYACITYGSKSIPVVTLTALTCAEATHTELEVGGVYYGEVRRENGKVVGARLYDMAALYQLAGLVGTMRDSKTAEEVFHQLIWMSQHRED; from the coding sequence GTGCTAAAGACTTATATCACCACCGTGCCTTTGCAGGGAAAGCTGGACCCCATGCTGTACCAGCGGGAGCGGGCAGAGGCCCCCACGGCCACCTGTTTCCCTATCGTACAGGTAATACGGGATACCCTTGAACCCGGGGACACGGTGCGGCTGCTGGCCATCCGGCAGGAAAACGCCGATACCGCCCGCAACTATCAGCGCCTGCTGGAAGAGCTGGCGCAGCTTGGTATTACGGAAGAACAGGTGGAGCCGGTGCCCCTGCCCGAGGATCAGCGCCCGGAAACGCTGATCGGCCTGTGCCGGGATCTGGTGGATGCCCTGCCGCAGGTCACCCGGGTGTATGCCTGCATCACCTACGGCTCCAAGAGCATCCCGGTGGTCACGCTGACCGCGCTTACCTGTGCCGAAGCCACCCACACCGAGCTGGAGGTGGGCGGCGTCTATTATGGCGAGGTCAGGCGGGAGAACGGAAAGGTGGTGGGTGCGCGGCTTTACGATATGGCAGCGCTGTACCAGCTTGCCGGGCTGGTGGGTACCATGCGGGACAGCAAGACCGCAGAAGAGGTGTTCCATCAGCTGATCTGGATGAGCCAGCACCGGGAGGACTGA
- a CDS encoding TM1812 family CRISPR-associated protein: MGRDVLLLYMSPKNQNYKTQTNEGAVRYLIKEKETPDCILALCSETVRKKAMVEMPDGSTCTTLEYFRDALRRVGIPAERLVVIEVPDSMDDEKKQFQAISQLLEKINEGDTLSIDLSGGMRDTAMLLVTAARCMRDLRGVQTRRVIYAELRGEEPVAHDRTQLYDLFDFVTAMDAFFSTGTAQKLKSYLWSEGEKDPVLHTLLTRINQFSEDLALCRVQKLNDDLNQIAQALKETPKKSQNLTDLFFRLLKDRFNTEFAELLSSGEKALPALVSWCADHGMYQQALTLLCEQMPEYVCQHLFVQPTPKGWEYLAAQMQNRGKPWVYPLFHFHFCRLTLLQKEYPYTTDLRLTLSRDDAEGNMLFGVANDAEMHDYLDMALASDQLVIDPAIRPQLERAALLYQRVMQYRNQINHASANDLGLQSERVLPLDTESIEEILQKIAVYLHEIRPLKRNVPQGIEAIPVDAAIPAGTPTR, translated from the coding sequence ATGGGACGCGATGTTTTACTTTTATATATGAGCCCGAAAAACCAGAACTATAAGACCCAGACCAACGAGGGCGCGGTGCGGTACCTGATAAAGGAAAAGGAGACCCCGGACTGCATTCTGGCACTGTGCAGCGAGACGGTGCGCAAAAAAGCGATGGTGGAAATGCCGGACGGCAGCACCTGCACCACGCTGGAATATTTCCGCGATGCGTTGCGCAGGGTGGGCATCCCGGCAGAGCGGCTGGTGGTGATCGAAGTGCCGGACAGCATGGATGACGAAAAAAAGCAGTTTCAGGCCATCTCGCAGCTGCTGGAAAAGATCAACGAAGGGGACACCCTTTCCATCGACCTTTCCGGCGGTATGCGGGACACTGCCATGCTGCTGGTGACCGCTGCCCGCTGTATGCGGGACCTGCGCGGTGTGCAGACCCGCCGGGTGATCTATGCAGAGCTGCGGGGGGAAGAGCCTGTCGCGCACGACCGCACCCAGCTGTATGATCTGTTCGACTTTGTTACCGCCATGGACGCGTTCTTCTCCACCGGCACCGCGCAAAAGCTGAAGAGCTATCTGTGGAGCGAGGGCGAAAAAGACCCGGTGCTGCACACGCTGCTGACCCGCATCAACCAGTTTTCGGAAGATCTGGCGCTGTGCCGGGTGCAGAAATTGAACGACGATCTGAACCAGATCGCTCAGGCGCTGAAAGAAACGCCCAAGAAGAGCCAGAACCTGACCGACCTGTTCTTCCGGCTGCTGAAAGACCGTTTCAACACCGAGTTTGCAGAGTTGCTTTCCTCCGGCGAAAAGGCGCTGCCTGCACTGGTGAGCTGGTGCGCCGACCACGGGATGTACCAGCAGGCGCTGACCCTGCTGTGCGAGCAGATGCCGGAATATGTCTGCCAGCATCTCTTTGTGCAGCCCACCCCCAAAGGCTGGGAGTATCTGGCAGCGCAGATGCAGAACAGGGGCAAGCCGTGGGTGTACCCGCTGTTCCACTTCCACTTCTGCCGGTTGACGCTGTTGCAGAAGGAATATCCCTATACAACAGACCTGCGCCTGACCCTGAGCCGGGACGATGCAGAAGGCAATATGCTGTTCGGCGTAGCAAATGATGCAGAAATGCACGATTATCTGGATATGGCGCTTGCCTCCGACCAGCTGGTCATCGACCCTGCCATCCGCCCGCAGCTGGAGCGGGCCGCCCTGCTCTACCAGCGTGTGATGCAGTACCGCAACCAGATCAATCACGCCAGCGCCAACGACTTGGGCTTGCAGAGCGAGCGCGTTCTGCCGCTGGATACCGAGAGCATTGAAGAGATCCTGCAAAAGATCGCCGTCTACCTACATGAGATCCGCCCCCTGAAGCGGAACGTCCCGCAGGGCATCGAGGCAATTCCCGTTGATGCGGCCATCCCCGCCGGAACGCCCACCCGCTGA
- a CDS encoding phosphoglycerate dehydrogenase — protein MYTIKTLNAISPVGLAKLPKNQFDVTVDADAPDGILVRSADLLNTTFNNNLLAIARAGAGVNNIPLERCSEQGIVVFNTPGANANAVAELVIGMLIAGSRNVAAAAQWCQGLAGDPAMAKSVEKGKKQFVGNEIKGKTLGVIGLGAIGSRVANCAIELGMEVYGYDPYISIEAAWNLSSQVHHCVNLNDMLPLCDYITIHVPYLPTTKDTINTQTLALCKDGVKILNYARGELVNTAALLEAMDSGKVSGYMTDFPSEAILGRPGIVCTPHLGASTPEAEDNCAIMAAQELSDYLRNGNITHSVNLPEVHQPRAGGKRICIIHKNEPGMISQITALTTEAGLNIENMVNKSKKNMAYTMLDATGAVDARLSEKLSSIPAVIRVRIL, from the coding sequence ATGTACACCATCAAAACGCTCAACGCCATCAGCCCGGTGGGGCTGGCAAAGTTGCCCAAGAACCAGTTCGATGTCACGGTGGATGCCGATGCCCCGGACGGCATTCTGGTGCGCAGCGCCGACCTTTTGAACACCACCTTCAACAACAATCTGCTGGCCATCGCCCGCGCCGGTGCGGGTGTGAACAACATCCCGCTGGAGCGCTGCAGCGAGCAGGGCATCGTGGTGTTCAACACCCCGGGTGCCAACGCCAACGCCGTGGCAGAGCTGGTCATCGGTATGCTCATTGCGGGCAGCCGCAACGTAGCTGCCGCCGCCCAGTGGTGTCAGGGACTGGCCGGTGACCCCGCCATGGCCAAGAGCGTGGAAAAGGGCAAAAAGCAGTTCGTGGGCAACGAGATCAAGGGCAAGACCCTTGGCGTCATCGGTCTGGGTGCCATCGGCTCCCGGGTGGCAAACTGCGCCATCGAGCTGGGCATGGAGGTCTACGGCTACGACCCCTACATCTCCATTGAGGCCGCATGGAACCTGAGCAGTCAGGTGCACCACTGCGTAAACCTGAACGATATGCTGCCCCTGTGCGACTACATCACCATCCATGTGCCCTACCTGCCCACCACCAAAGACACCATCAACACCCAGACCCTTGCCCTGTGCAAGGACGGCGTCAAGATTTTGAACTACGCCCGCGGCGAGCTGGTGAACACCGCCGCCCTGCTGGAGGCTATGGACAGCGGCAAGGTGTCCGGCTACATGACCGACTTCCCCTCCGAGGCCATTCTCGGCCGTCCCGGCATCGTGTGCACCCCGCACCTTGGCGCTTCCACCCCGGAAGCCGAGGACAACTGCGCCATCATGGCAGCGCAGGAGCTGAGCGATTACCTGCGCAACGGCAACATTACCCACTCGGTCAACCTGCCGGAGGTGCACCAGCCCCGCGCCGGCGGCAAGCGCATCTGCATCATCCACAAAAACGAGCCGGGTATGATCAGCCAGATCACCGCCCTGACCACCGAAGCGGGCTTGAACATCGAAAACATGGTGAACAAGAGCAAAAAGAACATGGCCTACACCATGCTGGACGCCACCGGTGCCGTGGATGCCCGCCTGAGCGAGAAGCTGAGCAGCATCCCCGCCGTCATCCGGGTGCGCATCCTGTAA
- the serC gene encoding 3-phosphoserine/phosphohydroxythreonine transaminase — protein MARVYNFSAGPSMLPEKVLRQAQAELLEYGDSGQSVMEMSHRSKWFDAIIKDTEASLRRVMNIPDNYKVGFFQGGATQQFAMVPLNFMTTGKADYIVSGNFSGLAAKEAAKFGEAKIVASSKDKNFTYIPDVNAIDYDKDASYIHICQNNTIFGTQYVELPQVEGVPLVADMSSMILSKPVDVSKYGCIYFGVQKNVAPAGMAIAIIRDDLLGHAADNVPTMMNYTTLLAKDSMYNTPPCWCIYMTGLVLKYLENDIGGLANMQKINEAKAKVLYDYLDGQAFFTNPVEHRYRSTMNVTFTSPNPDMDKKFCAEAAEAGFVNLKGHRLVGGMRASIYNAMPAEGVDKLVDFMEKFRKENA, from the coding sequence ATGGCACGAGTATATAACTTCAGCGCAGGCCCCAGCATGCTGCCCGAAAAGGTGCTGCGGCAGGCACAGGCCGAGCTGCTGGAATACGGCGACAGTGGTCAGAGCGTGATGGAGATGAGCCACCGCAGCAAGTGGTTCGATGCCATCATCAAGGACACCGAAGCTTCCCTGCGCCGGGTGATGAACATTCCCGATAACTACAAGGTGGGCTTCTTTCAGGGTGGTGCTACCCAGCAGTTTGCCATGGTGCCGCTGAACTTTATGACCACCGGCAAGGCGGACTACATCGTGTCCGGCAACTTCTCGGGTCTGGCTGCCAAGGAGGCCGCCAAGTTCGGCGAAGCCAAGATCGTAGCGTCCAGCAAGGATAAAAACTTCACTTATATCCCAGATGTAAACGCTATCGACTACGACAAGGATGCCAGCTACATCCACATCTGCCAGAACAACACCATCTTCGGCACCCAGTATGTGGAGCTGCCGCAGGTGGAGGGTGTGCCGCTGGTGGCAGATATGAGCTCCATGATCCTTTCCAAGCCCGTGGACGTCAGCAAGTACGGCTGCATCTACTTTGGCGTGCAGAAGAACGTAGCCCCCGCCGGTATGGCCATTGCCATCATCCGGGACGACCTGCTGGGCCACGCTGCCGACAACGTGCCCACCATGATGAACTACACCACCCTGCTGGCGAAGGACAGCATGTACAACACCCCGCCGTGCTGGTGCATCTACATGACCGGTCTGGTGCTCAAGTATCTGGAAAACGACATCGGCGGTCTGGCCAATATGCAGAAGATCAACGAAGCCAAGGCCAAGGTGCTGTACGACTATCTGGACGGGCAGGCGTTCTTCACGAACCCTGTGGAGCACCGCTACCGCAGCACCATGAACGTCACCTTCACCAGCCCCAACCCGGACATGGACAAAAAGTTCTGCGCCGAAGCCGCCGAGGCGGGCTTTGTGAACCTGAAGGGTCACCGTCTGGTAGGCGGTATGCGCGCTTCCATCTATAACGCCATGCCTGCCGAGGGCGTGGACAAACTGGTGGACTTCATGGAGAAGTTCCGCAAAGAGAATGCATAA
- a CDS encoding BlaI/MecI/CopY family transcriptional regulator, which translates to MYGLPDTLRPLSAAEEQVMLAVWACPGAAARRDISQKLKATGWAAATVLNFLYRLEEKGWVRSAKQGNCNVYVPLVTRRAYGVYCMRQRLDTLFDGDLAAAVHALVSESGCSQSALEQAIRVLEEKHQETEEYDLYDPYG; encoded by the coding sequence ATGTACGGCTTACCAGATACCCTGCGGCCGCTTTCGGCGGCGGAAGAACAGGTGATGCTTGCGGTGTGGGCGTGCCCGGGTGCGGCGGCGCGGCGGGACATCAGCCAGAAACTCAAGGCCACCGGCTGGGCGGCGGCTACGGTGCTGAATTTTCTCTACCGGTTGGAGGAAAAAGGCTGGGTCCGGTCGGCAAAGCAGGGCAACTGCAACGTGTATGTGCCGCTGGTCACCCGGCGGGCGTACGGTGTGTACTGTATGCGGCAGCGGCTGGACACCCTGTTTGACGGCGACCTTGCCGCCGCCGTCCATGCGCTGGTAAGCGAGAGCGGCTGCTCCCAGAGCGCCTTGGAGCAGGCCATCCGGGTGTTGGAGGAGAAGCATCAGGAGACCGAGGAGTACGATTTGTACGACCCCTACGGTTGA
- a CDS encoding citrate/2-methylcitrate synthase, whose protein sequence is MDHLQNVLSYFDQQQPLCAEHDRIPKDLYREFGVKAGLRDETGKGVLAGLTNISDIRAFQYVDGVKHPADGQLLYRGYDVKDLINGSRGSRFAFEEAGYLLLFGQLPTPEQLEQFCAVLGECRTMPTNFTRDVIMKAPSHDIMNSMARSVLTLASYDPKAADLDTANVLRQSIQLAGIFPMLAVYSYHAYNHYEKDASMYIHRPDPSLSTAENFLRMLRPDMQYTPLEARVLDVALLLHAEHGGGNNSTFTTRVVTSSGTDTYSAMAAALCSLKGPRHGGANLMVMHMMQNIRDNLHDLEDDEELEAYLKKLLHGEAFDRKGLIYGMGHAVYSLSDPREVVFKGYVEQLAHEKGRDKDLSLYTRIERMAPQLIAQERKIFKGVSPNVDFYSGFVYEMLGIPMELYTPLFAVARVMGWSAHRIEELLSANKIIRPAYKSLGGTHDYIPRSQRA, encoded by the coding sequence ATGGATCATTTGCAGAATGTATTAAGCTACTTCGACCAGCAGCAGCCCCTTTGCGCAGAGCATGACCGCATCCCCAAGGACCTCTATCGGGAGTTCGGGGTCAAGGCGGGCTTGCGCGATGAGACGGGCAAGGGCGTGCTGGCAGGTCTGACCAACATCTCGGACATCCGGGCCTTCCAGTATGTGGACGGGGTCAAGCACCCGGCAGACGGTCAGCTGCTGTACCGCGGCTATGACGTAAAAGACCTCATCAACGGCAGCCGCGGCAGCCGCTTTGCCTTTGAGGAGGCAGGCTATCTGCTGCTGTTTGGCCAGCTGCCCACCCCGGAGCAGCTGGAGCAGTTCTGCGCGGTGCTGGGCGAGTGCCGCACCATGCCCACCAACTTTACCCGCGATGTCATTATGAAGGCGCCCAGCCATGATATCATGAACAGCATGGCGCGCAGCGTGCTGACGCTGGCTTCCTACGACCCCAAGGCGGCAGACTTGGATACCGCCAACGTGCTGCGCCAGAGCATCCAGCTGGCGGGCATCTTCCCCATGCTGGCGGTGTACAGCTACCATGCCTATAACCACTACGAAAAAGACGCAAGTATGTATATCCACCGCCCGGACCCCAGCCTTTCCACCGCAGAGAACTTTTTGCGGATGCTGCGCCCGGATATGCAGTACACCCCGCTGGAAGCCCGCGTGCTGGACGTGGCGCTGCTGCTGCACGCCGAGCACGGCGGCGGCAACAACTCCACCTTTACCACCCGCGTGGTCACCTCCTCCGGCACCGATACCTACTCGGCCATGGCGGCGGCGCTGTGCTCCCTCAAGGGCCCGCGCCACGGCGGTGCGAACCTGATGGTCATGCACATGATGCAGAACATCCGGGACAACCTCCACGACCTCGAGGACGACGAGGAACTGGAAGCCTACCTGAAAAAGTTGCTCCACGGCGAGGCCTTCGACCGCAAGGGTCTGATCTACGGCATGGGTCACGCCGTCTACTCCCTCAGCGACCCGCGCGAGGTGGTGTTCAAGGGCTATGTGGAGCAGCTGGCCCACGAAAAGGGACGGGACAAGGATCTTTCGCTCTACACCCGCATCGAGCGCATGGCACCCCAGCTTATTGCGCAGGAGCGCAAGATCTTCAAGGGTGTAAGCCCCAACGTGGACTTTTACAGCGGCTTTGTATACGAGATGCTGGGTATCCCCATGGAGCTGTACACCCCGCTGTTTGCCGTGGCGCGCGTGATGGGCTGGAGCGCCCACCGCATCGAGGAGCTGCTCAGCGCCAACAAGATCATCCGCCCGGCCTACAAGAGCCTTGGCGGCACCCATGATTATATCCCGCGCAGCCAGCGGGCATAA
- a CDS encoding MarR family transcriptional regulator → MEELQQHQGEWFFLHELNVDKVFSTIQRADYLILYYIKVAQEAHPGEKVYLADLAAAMGLRVTELSKGIEKLQDSGFVTWKTDREAGRTYVELSSKAVELMAEERELLQRCYRRMRTELGDEELRRAAATMQRATAILKEEREKEFPVAQ, encoded by the coding sequence ATGGAAGAGTTGCAGCAGCATCAGGGGGAATGGTTCTTTCTCCACGAGCTTAACGTGGATAAGGTGTTCAGCACCATCCAGCGGGCAGATTATCTCATCCTGTATTATATCAAGGTGGCGCAGGAGGCGCACCCCGGCGAAAAAGTCTATCTTGCCGACCTTGCCGCCGCTATGGGGCTGCGGGTGACCGAGCTTTCCAAGGGCATCGAGAAGCTGCAGGACAGCGGTTTTGTGACGTGGAAAACCGACCGCGAGGCCGGGCGCACCTATGTGGAGCTTTCCAGCAAGGCGGTGGAGTTGATGGCAGAGGAGCGGGAACTTTTGCAGCGCTGCTACCGCCGGATGCGCACTGAGCTTGGAGACGAGGAACTGCGCCGCGCCGCTGCCACCATGCAGCGCGCCACCGCCATCCTGAAAGAAGAGCGGGAAAAGGAGTTCCCGGTAGCGCAGTAA